The following DNA comes from Triticum aestivum cultivar Chinese Spring chromosome 3D, IWGSC CS RefSeq v2.1, whole genome shotgun sequence.
TGCAGTGGTGCGTGAGCAGTGTTGTGCCTTGTTTGTGCCTTCGTTGCACTTGTGGTGGTGGTGTCGACATCGATGCAAGTAATCCAGCATGGCGGTGCGGCCATTGTGTCTTTTGTTCCTCTTGGTCTTATTCCCGATGTTTTCCACTGTTGAATGCCAGGATTGATCTTGCAAGCTTCGCAGCGGCCTAGGCCCTACCTTGGGTCAGAGGTGGCGAGGCATAACGCTCTGGGCGAAAGCTTTGTTCTTTGATGGGGGTTGTGTCAATGATGTTGGCACCTGTAGGCACCCTCCTCCTTGGAGGCATTATCAAAGAGTACTTCTTCACGCTGGGCTGTGGCCGGTTGTAATGGAAGCAATGTTAAAGGGTTCGGTGGGGTGGTCATGTGTGGGTCTGGGCAAAAGCTTTGCGATCGACAGGGGTCAATGTTGGTTATGCCAGCGTTCTCGAACCGTCGTTTGCCTTCTtgaaggtgttttcgaagatcctTCCTTCGATCTCTTCGGGGGCATGTTGGGTGGTGGCGGCCTTCTTGAGTTGTTGTTGGTGGTTTATTGCACACATGATAGGATAATACTGATAACTAAAGTGTCGATGGGATCTCAATAGTATATCATAAGTTAGGTCTGTCCAAGATCATTGTTCTGCCAACAACACGTTCTCATTATTGCTGCCATCTTGGTTACTTAAATATTTACTTATGATTAGGAGGACAagatcatcatgcaatacatgacatgatcTTAAAGACGAGACTAggtgttagggcatatttctctcttagtggttttggtgattgatgacaatgcgtttTGCGGACTAACCGTGTGCATTGAGTATTTTAGAGATTATCCTAGGAGGCACGAGACGGTTTATTTTCCCTCGTAGAGTAAAGAAGGTTATTTTCCGATGATTTCTTTTTGGTGGTTTTGAGTCGTAGGAAAACCggactattaagagggggtccgtgttggaaaggtatgggtggaatcaacacgtacacaaccACTTTTGCACCCACATTTCCTTTCCGCAACCTAGGACCCATCTTCCTGGCACAGAGAGAAAACTGCCTCCCGGGTTGCCCGCACGGGCGACTCCGGAGGCCACCCCTCCGCCACACCCAGCGGCCTTCCCATCACCGTCCATGCCCACCCGCCGCCGCTGGAGGAGGCTATCGGTGCTGACGGCGGCGGCAGGGTACTGCCCGTTCCTTCCATTCTCATTCATCCCCCCTCTCTCTTGTCCCCATCTAGCTGACTGGTCTGCATTGATCTGCACCGCACGCCCCGATCCGATCTGCTACGACGTTGACTCGGTATGCTCCGGCTGGGCCTGCCGCGTTGGGCGCCTCGGAGGGCTCCGGCGGCTAACCCATCAGCCATGGTGCAGCCATGCCCATCCCCCACACCCGACGCATGAGGCAGGTTTTGCTAGGCGGCTGGACTGCGTCGGGTCCGTCCTGGCCGAGTTGTGTTGCCGAGGGCGTTCCATCCGGCTTGGCCTAGCCCAGCGGCTCCTCTGGTGATGGCCGATTCAGGATTGGCACTGGAATTGCGTCGTGGCACCGGCCGAATTGTGGTGGGCACCGGCATGAGGGTTCCTCTCCCAAGAATGGCTCCTGTTGGCGCCTAGTAATGGCGTGGTTGCGGGATGCAGCCAAAAGGCTCCTTTAAGTTTTGGCGGCATCCACTTCGGTCAGATTATCTTCGACGTCAAGATGCAATCTATGGACAATGACTTGACGCACAGGTATGGGTGGGCAGCGGCGGCGCTGGGATTTCTGGCCTATCGCACGTAGCTGTCGTgatcgtggaaaagtggtggtgacAACACAGTTGACTTCGATTTGGCGGTACTTCGAGTGCCCATTCTGTAGCTTCGTGGTGAAAGCCAAGGTTTAAACCGAGATGGGTTTACCTGGCAATGGCGATGCAGAagcatcgttaccttgttgaaggcattgctcggatatgctgcATGGACTTGTTTTTCAAGGTGAAAACTTAGAATCTAGCCTTTGATGGTtggatccggcgacggcggcgcttcAGTGTCGTTCCCTTCATGAAGGCGTTGCTATTGAAGAACCTTTCCCGTCGTCTTTGTGGTGTCAAAAAATatttggtgcggatatggtcattgttgtagCTTATCGATCAATGTCCTATGTTTTGgggtttcttttttccttttccacGCTTAGGCATAGCTTTGATCTTATATGATTTTGCTACTTGCCGGCGTGTTTATGTGTGTGTttatgttggctgtgtgcatcttagttatgcagagaccGGGTGTGCACTCCTTATGTTTGTATctccttgatgcttcattttgagcaaATAAAATCCATCCTTTATCGAAAAAGGACCCATCTTCCTATTTTCTGTGAAAACTGAGATAGCATACAAGCGGTAGTACCAGTAGTTCCCACAGTAGTACCGTTGGGTACTACCGCGCGTTTACCGCTTAGGGATTCCTACGCGTGGAACTTTCTATTGTCAGTTTTCTTAATCGCGGTAgtagcacggtagtaccgctcatgtggTACTACAACCGCTCCCACTACCGCTGCCAGTACCGCTTGCAGGTTCTCCCCTGCTTCAACTTCATGTTTCCATTTTCCCTTAAGCGGTAGTAGAGCGGCACTACCACGATAGTACCGCTTGGCGCGGTACTGCCGGCCTAGCACCCTCTATTACTGATACCTAACTCAGTCCAGAACCTCGAATCGGTAGTACTGTTGGGGGCGacagtagtaccgctccggcggcacTGCTGCTCGTGTACTCCATGTACTTCTTGTGTGAGGTAgtaaagcggtagtaccgctcctaggagcagtagtaccgcttagcTGCCGGCAGAGGGCAAAAAATGGTTGGATTTCatccactatataaagggggtcttctctaaggtttggttgagagagccccgatctacactttcaccaagagaaatttgattccccccactaatcccttgtgaatcttgttactcttgggtgttttggcaccctagacggaagaggtcacctaggagccacaatccattgtggtgaagctctgtGGTGGTGTTGGGAGCCCTACCCTTGTACATATAGGTGGCCTACGAGGCTATCCGAGCAGGAGTCCACAAGCCCTTTGGCTTGGCAAAGGGAAAATGCCCCTCGTGGGGTTGGCTCCAACCCAGTAGGAGGCGCGGTACACGTCGGTTTTGCGCAGTTTGTTTTCCAGGTCTGGTTAATTTGAATGGGGTTTCGACATTTTTTTGGTTTTGCAACATTttcctttttttgttgttttcctGATTTCTTCTTTAAAGTTTcatttttgttctttttcttttccgTTTTCCAGTTTTTATTTTATGtcccttttccttttttattttttatttccttttgatTTTCTGTTTATCTTCAATTTTTATATTTTTCTACGTCccttttctctatttttttccacctctctctctctttttatgttTATTATATGTTTATTCTAATTTTTTCCATTTTTTATCTAGTTTCTCTAGTTTATTTGTTCTTTGAAAAAAATGTAAACTACTTTTGACAAATACATGAACATTCTATAATGCGTAGAAGCTTTACTAAAACCATAGTAATATTGTTCTAATAATAAGTATGTGAACACTTTTAATAAACTACATGGATATcttattaaatgcatgaatatgTTTTCAAATACATGAAGACTTTTTAAATATAcgcaaatattttttaaatacataaaATAATTAATTGCATGGACACATTTAAAAATTAATGACATTTTTAAATGCCGATTAATAGGAAACCAGTATGTTGCTAATTTCTAACTAAAAAAAGAGTAGTATGTTGCTGATTTTTGCCAAAACAAGTTTTACTATTTTTCTTCCTCGCaaatttttttttactatttttctgTGAATAATCGTTTCATAGAAAAAAATATGTTTGTGTTTTTTTCGATTTTATTTTGAGGGGTTGTGTTTTTGTAGACGGAAAATTATGATTGTATTGTGTGGAGTTTCTTATTTGGATACGATCCATCCTGTTCCTATTTCTGTGTGAGTTGCCCCTTTCTACGTACGTGAGTTTCCTATTTTCTGTGTTAGGTTACGAACCTGTTTTTTATGGAAACCGTGGGTTTGGAAAAACGGCCGATACTTTCGCAAAAAAAAAGGGGAAGAACGGCCGATACGCCTTGTATGTTCTTCTAAATTATAAAATGGCAAGAGTACGTTAGAGTTTGTATATGCGGGATTTGTTTCTGGAATTATGCCACGAATATCAGGGCTTGACGAACTTTCTTCGCCGTAAATAAAGCGTGCTGATCACATCAACAGAATCCCTGAGAAAGCGCAAGTGATTTCGAACGTTTGAAGTTTTGAATCTCGTCCAATTTATAGGCCGCCGCATCTCATCTCCTCCCGTTCATTCTGTTGCGTTGCGTTCGTCTCCCCCAACAACATCGAGCGAGAGCGAGAGAAGAAATGGCCGGAGCGATCGCGTACGAGGAGCAGCGCCGGAGGCAGATAGAGGAGAACAATCGCAAGCTGGAGGAGCTGCGTCTGCACCAGCTCTCCGCAGCAGTCAGGGAGGCTGCCGGCCCTAAGTTCTCGCCGGTCAGATCGGAAGCCAAGTCTGTGAAGCCGAAGCAGGTGCCGCGGGACGCCCCGGTCCGGCAGTCCGGCCGTGTGGCCAGCCTCCCCAAGCAGCCCAAGTACCGCTACGAGGTACTCCTACGTGGTTCCCACTTTTCTCTTCTTGCCTTCCTTCATTCATTCATTCAGTTACTAACCGACCGTACAATGCATCTTTATAAAAAAATGAAAAGAAGGATTAccaccggcctctgcatcagaacgatgcatgcgTCCATCTTATTAAAAAGTGCCAATCAAAACGAAGTCTGCAATTCAGTACAGCTCGCAAATGTAATTAACTTGGTGTAATGTATGTAGGATGACTACCCAACCTTGGTAGAGAAGAAGAAGATTAGGAGGTACGTACCCCATCATTGCTCTCCATGAACCGAAACATTTGATTTGATGCATACGTACTTACCACTCTAGCTAGTTTATCTTTATCGATTGATTGTTTTTAAGGAGGGCGAGCAGCATGAGGAGTGACATAATTAATCGAGTAGACGCCACAGATGAGGCCAGACGCCATGCCAACTCCAAAGCCCAAGAGCTGCTGCGTAAGCTGGTGCCCGGCGGCAACCCCAGCTTTGTCAAGCCCATGAAACAGTCTCATGTCACCGGAGGCTTCTGGCTCGTAAGCCCGCTCACTCTTGCATTCACTTCACTAGCTTCCCTCTCTTATTGAAACCAAACTGTCTCGGTCGCTCGCTCTGTCTTATGACTGTGGGCCATTCATTTGCATCACTAACAGGGCCTCCCGTCGCAGTTCTGCGGCCTGTATCTCCCGGGGAGTGATGATACCATCACTTTGGAGGATGAGGAGGGTGTCGAGTACAAAACGCGCTACCTCGCGCTTAAGACGGGCCTCAGCGCCGGATGGAGAAGGTTCGCCTTGGACCACAACCTGGTTGATGGTGATTGCTTGGTCTTCGAGTGGGTCGTGTGGAATACGTTCTATGTATGTGAGATTTCTTATTTGTTATGCGTTCCCTTGTTAATTTGTTGGAAATTTATCTGTCCATGCATGGAACCCTATATATGTCCTGCTGTGAGAATGGGTGTGCACTTCACAAAATTAATTAGGACAGTGGCTGGTGCACCCCACATATGCGCACCCAACACTTTCATCATCTATTATTTTGATTCCTGAACTTCGCATAAGCCATTTAGATTCTTATTTTTGTTTATAATCTATTTATATTAAATTAGTATTATGATTAATTTCCCTCCATCAAAATTAATCTAATCCCTACATGATCAGAAATATACTTAGGCGTAAAGCCCAAACAAAGTATTATAAATATTTGATTGATGCTCAATCATACTACACCGGCGCTTTGATATAGCCGCTGCTATGTAAATGATGCAGGTCTACATTATCAGACAAAGTTCCTACTACAAATGAATGCCGAATCATGAGGGTGTGATATACTGAGATTTGAAGATTCACATGGGAGCgggtaatttgttcatattattgTCAGCATTTGCTGAATATTTGAATTGGGTATTTTGAAagtttatttataagcccttttgtTGTGTAGTAGCCACATGGCTGGTATAATCATGGAATTTCTGTTTCCGTATGATTTTGCCCGCCGTAACTTTGTGTCCTGCACTGCGGTTAGTTGTAAACATGAAAAGATCAACTGTTAGCTAAAATTTTCATTTCTGCAAAACTAGTTGATTACAGGATGCTAGAGCATTTATAAAATTAATTTGATATAGTGCTTTTGGGTATGTATAGTATGTCTTAGATGCCTTATGAAAGACTCTACTTTTGTTGCCTTGCCCGGTATATGGCCTCTGAAATGTGTACTCCACTCTTACAAGTTGATCTGTAGTTTTGTGCATCAGTATTTGTTTTCATAGGAAAGTTCTTGGATGATCACAGAAACAGTACTAGTCTACCACACACCTTGCTGTATTTGCAGATTCAAAGAATGATAAGACCACATTTCCTCAACCAAGTTTTTTCTACATTTTGAGTCTTCATATCTGCCCATGAACGTGTCATATCTGAGGGGAATGCTTTAGGTTACTAGTTTGTAGCTTTCTATACATGTTTAGTGTGTTGGTTTGCGATTTGTTGATGACCACCAGCACTTAGATGTCATCTACTTCCACACTTCACTATTTTCGCCTATCATACATATCATTGTCTAACCCTAACCTTGTTCCTTTTTACCAAGTTTTATTTGTTTTGGACAATTAGGTCTACTTGAAGGAATTGGACGACGAGTTTGCAAGTTGAGAAGTTCATGGATTCTCATGGTAGTTATGTTTGGACTTTTATATGGGAACCAATGACATTTGTAAATAATTCATGTTTCCCCATCCTTGTTTCTATCCGACTTTGCGTGATTTCCCATTTAACCTACTATGCAAGAACACATAAGTTGGGATATTCCTTTTGCTTCTATGATCATACAGACATACTCCCTCTATTTTTCTTTGTAAaccaaggccacaaactcatattacaggtaccaagatgaAAATTTAATGCCTTGCTTTGTAAACCAATTTTACTTTTTGTTTATTGGGATCGTTAATACGCCACATGCATGCAAAAAAGAAATAAGAAACTGATTGGAGTGTCATTATGATTGCATGCATGCAAATATTAAACTGATTGCTAGTACGAGGAAATATTATTATCTTTGGGCAGCACTAGCAATCAGACTACTGATACCTTGCTTCCCATCTGACTAGTCGCCCATGTAGGATTAGAAGCACGATAGTCGTCCAAACTGCTAATATGGCCGATGCATGGTTTGTTTGTTGGGTTGCTAATTAATTGCTTATGCTAATATGGCCCATGTTTGTTGGTTTGGGTCGTTAATTAATTTCTCCTGTAATTGCCTCCGGTTAATACGTCCGCTAATTTGCTTCCTAATCGAATGCTTCCTAGATTGAACGTTTGCATTAGAATGACAGTACTAGGCTATTAGTGAAAAATTGTTTCCCATAAATCATGCCAAATATCGGTTATTATCAAAACAAATTCTGGCAAGTTGTGATTTGCTTCCAACAAACAAATATAGGAAAATAATTGTTATTGGAGATACAATTTTGTGCAGCCCAACATGCTTAGGTGGCATAGAAGGATTATTGTTTACCGATAAAGCATCCTTTATGAGCATTATTATTTATTGAAGCATCCTTTTATGGTGCAAGGGGTAAATATTTTTGATCGCATTGATAGGAATATTTTTGTATCGACGAAAGCATTATTTCTGTGCTATGGTAGCATTTCATCCGTTGAAAAATTATTTTGATTTAGCAGAAACAATATTCACATTTGGTGGAAACATTTGCATTTCGCAAATAAATTGTACGGAAGCAAAGCAAGAATATACACCGGCACAAATTTATTCCTTAAGAACAATATACACCTACTTTTGTTTCACAAAACAATAATAATTGAACTTCTCCATAGCCAGCATCACCACGTGTTGAACTAGCCGATCATGGTGGGTGAGGTCCATTCGCATCGGACTTCTTTGTCATCAACAAGGCAACCGCCAACATGCAATGGTGCCTAGCATCTGCATCACACTCAACATTGTGACCATTGTGCTAGAAATGAAGAAGCATTCTAAACTGGGCGGAAAATGTCTGTACAACGAAAACATCAGTGGCAAACAATGAAGCATGCACTAGTAGTTGTTGAAACAATTTATTTGTTGCAAGAAGCAAAATGTATGTACAACAATATCATTAAAAATGTTAGGGGTCTTAATAAATTTTGCTAAAAACAATACCAGTAAAAGAAGCGACACTAGCCATGGTTGAAGCATACAACACAACTAGTTGAACCAAAATGTCTATAATAAAAGAAGCATACACAGGCAATGGTCGAAACAAAAGTCTACTAGCATGGAAACATATATGAAATCAAATTTAGAATCAACTGTAATGCATGGAAACCTCGATGAGAAATGATGAAGCATACAACAATAATGGTTCAATAACTTTAGTCAAAGAAGCTACATTGGTCGTGGTTGAAGCACACACTAATATTGAATGAAGTAGAAACAAATATTGGCTAAAGCAGAATGTATATATACAATAAAATAAGCGGATAGTGGCAATGGTGGAAGTAGAAATTCACTGCCATGGATATGTTTTCAAGAAATTAAGAGAGAAAGTAGGGAGATCACGTTAGTGCGACCGGCGGGAGTTAGGCTACCTTACTGTCTTCTATGTGCTTCTTGTAATCCGAGCACAGAATCATGCAACATAGGTAGCAAATTCGTTGAACATATACAAAATTAGTAGGAGATCTCTAGAATGCTTCAAATAATATAAATACCCCAATGAAAAAAGAACAATACAAAACCATGCTTCCTCCATTATGCATGTAAAACACAATGTTGAGGTTGTGTTGGAAGCACAAGTGGGTTAATGTTGAAGCAATAATTATTATTACTGGAAGCATGGAAGGTATATGCATGTTTATGAAAAAGGGAAGAAACGTATCAAATTAGGATGGTAAGCATACCATTAGATAAGTCGACGTGTTGACTCATTTTTTGCTCAATTTTTTTGCATATGGAAGCATCTCTAGATAAGGATGAAAGCATCCCATGATTTATTTGAATAACCCATAAAATTAGTTGAAATGGTAGATAAGTCAAAAAATTGAAGGATCACATATTTAGCAGGAATCCTAAATGGTACATAGATGTGAGTAGTTGACGCTTAGGATGTGGGTGCATAAATTTCTGATCTTAAACTAACTCATCCACACAAATTTGTCTGAACTAAAATGGGCAAAAACATGATATATCATTgatctatttgaataatatacaaTCTAACAATGCATGTCGAGGTTGATAAGAGATCCAAACCTAGGGAAAATTGAGGAGGTACGGCACTGGTTGGTTGAGTCGCTCGCGCGGTCACGCCTGATGTTGCCGCCACTGCCGAGAAGGGTAACCCCGTTGATGCGAAACGCCACAGCCAACACCCATGGTGGCGCCTAGTGATGTGAACCATCGCAACTGGCGGGAATTGATTGCAAGATGCAGGGGAAGGTGGAGATGGGGGCAAGCATGGAGCCAGAGAGGTCGCCAGGCGTGGTGAGAACGATGGCGCAAGCAATCAATTGGGATTTGTTCAGCATAACCGTGACTGCGTGATTAACGTTTTGGTGGGCAgcatgatacgtctctgtcgtatctacttttcctaacgcttttgctcttgttttggactctaatttgcatgatttgaatgaaactaacccagactgacgttgttttaagcaaaactaccatggtgttgtttttgtgcagaaataaaacttctcggATTTGGACGAAAGTTTTTAGAGATTTatttcagaataaataaaaaatactggaaccaagaaccaccggagggggtgcCCTGGCTGGCCACGATACACTAGGGCGCAACACCCCCTCCAGGCGCACCCTGGCGggttgtggggccctcgtggcccccctaaccctaattccaacactataaattcctattttgggagaaaaataggagaggaagtttcatcacgtttcacgatacggagccgcctccgcctcctgttcttcatcgggaggccagatctggagcctgtttggggctccgaagaggggaatcttcggtcttcgtcatcaccaaccctccttcatcaccaattccatgatcctccccaccgggagtgagtaattccttcgtaggctcgctggtcggtgaggggttggatgagattcgtcatgtaatcgagttggttttgttagggcttgatccctagtatccactatgttcagagattgatgttgctatgactttgctatgcttaatgcttgtcactagggcccgagtgccatgatttcagatctgaaccgtttatgttttcaccattatatatatatgttctagatgcgatcttgcaagtcatatgcacctattacgtgttatgatccgtaaaccccagttTGACAGTAATTGGAATACTTTCTGGTGAtgtccgtagtttgaggagttcatgtattcactatgtgttaatgatttgttctggttctctattaaaaggaggccttaatatcccttagtttccttatggaccccgctgccatgggagggtaggacaaaagatgtcatgcaagttcttttccataagcacgtatgactatttatggaatacatgcctacattatatttatgaactggagctagttctgtgtcgccctaggttatgactgttatatgatgaatatcatccaaagtattcaccggtccaatgcctacgagttttccacatattgctctTGCTGAGTTACTATTgttattgctactgttacaactgctacaaaactgttactactgttaccgttaccattgctactgttatcactattatcaaaactatcgtaCTACTATACTACTGATCacattgctgcagatatttaatctccaggtgtggttgaattgctgttaatacttgcaaatattgtttggctccccttgtgtcgaatctataaatttgggttgaatactctagcctcgaaaattgttgcgatcccctatacttgtgggttatcaagaccttttcctggcgccgttgccgaggaacatagctatatttgttgagtcacttgggatttatatttatctatcactatgaagaatttgaaggatactaaaaccaagatcgttccctctaagacgaggggaggtaaggatttGCCATCACAcgctgcacttgattcaccttctgctttgagtaaacttgcaacaccaccacatgctattatcctgatatgtcgcaagttattgatgatgcaacttatgctatgaatgatgctagtgCCTTGCTTGGTGAtgatgtgccattaggtgaatttcttgatgaacaaattgctagagctaaagatattgagaatgctgaaactaatgaaattactgaaactgatgaagttTTTGAAACTGAGaattatgaaacacctattagacctagctctcctagaattgaattgcctaagatacctaggggttatgttatggatgaggagatagctagagactttcttgcttgcaatgatagagatgaccttaagaaattattat
Coding sequences within:
- the LOC123075969 gene encoding B3 domain-containing protein Os06g0194400-like; this encodes MAGAIAYEEQRRRQIEENNRKLEELRLHQLSAAVREAAGPKFSPVRSEAKSVKPKQVPRDAPVRQSGRVASLPKQPKYRYEDDYPTLVEKKKIRRRASSMRSDIINRVDATDEARRHANSKAQELLRKLVPGGNPSFVKPMKQSHVTGGFWLGLPSQFCGLYLPGSDDTITLEDEEGVEYKTRYLALKTGLSAGWRRFALDHNLVDGDCLVFEWVVWNTFYVYIIRQSSYYK